DNA sequence from the Candidatus Bathyarchaeota archaeon genome:
TGCTTACGGTGGAATTTGTTGCGAAGGCGAAGAGTATTCCCTGCACGTTGTCCTCCACATTCAAATTTTCCACTTTGACGTTAGTAGAGTTCACTAAACCAAGGTATCCAATTTCTTGAAAGGTCAAAGAATCTATTGTGATGTTGTGTTGATCAATCAAGTAACGGATAGGCTTACCGTTCACATTGTTTGAAACATCAATATCGTTGATGAAGTCCGACAGTGAGTTACCATTGACTCCGAAGTTGTACCTGTTATCAACCATGCTGTTATCACGTAGAGTGCTGTTTCCCGACGACTTGATTTCAATGCCAAACCACGTATACCCCTGTATATTGTTCCCGATAACTTCTGAATTTCTGGAGTAATATAGGCGAATACCATATGAACCATCATGCAACGTGTTGCCAATAATTTTCGAGTTCTGAGAGTTGTCAAGCCACAGACCAAAGGTTCCATTCTGTATGGTGACATTTCTAACTTCTACATTGTCAGCAGTTACATAAACCACTTTACCCTTTCCGTTTCCATCAATGATAGTTGTACTTCGGTCTTCACCGATGAGCGACAATGACTTGTTCACAATCACATGTTCATAATAAATTCCAGAAGCAACAGAGATTTCGTGTCCATCTAACGTTTCTGGAGCATCTATTGCCTCTTGTATTGTTAAATAACTCTTACCCGTGTTAAGATTGCGCACCCGAAGATCGTTCTGTTGGATAGCATTGCTCTGTCCATGGTGAGGCCGTTCCAAAGAAAAAGGGAAAACTAACAAAACACTAAAAAGCAGTGGGAGAGCGAGCGTCAACATCAAGGCTTTCCTTGGCAAAGAATATTCCCCATGCGCTTTTACAGGTAACACCGCAGTCCGAATTATAAGAATTCAGTCAACATCAACAAACCCGAGACTAGACAACGCGCAAATAAGGGAAGAACACTTTTAAGGGAAGATCATTTCTTCTTGCGTGAAGAACACTCTTATTTTGTCGCTTCCTTCGAAAGGGTTGCCACCATTCAGGTTGCCAGTCACTTTGAATGTTACCTCACTTTTGACACGCGGGGACATATGTTGAATCATAGACCATAGAAAGCCTATCACCATTCCTCTATCGAACTTAACCATTAGTATATTTCCCTCAATGTTATACCTTGACACCGGAACATGACCCCCCATTACCTCCAAAGTAACAGACGATATGTCAATGTTGTTCACATCGTAATCTTCTTCACTAAACCAAATGTGGGCGGTTATCCACTTGCCGTGGCCTCCCTCTTTGAGAAGCAATGAGTTCGGTTTAATATCTACATCCGCTATTATGCCGTTTGCCCTAACTTGAGTGATCACAAGCTGAATTCCAATTATTAAAGAAAACGTAAGAGCCAATGCCGTTAAAATCGTGTGTTTCCGCACTTCACACGCCTCTTTTTATCTTTTAATCTCCTCTCTCTTAAGGTTTCTTGCTTACGAAGTTTATGTATGCATTTATTATAGGGTCCAAGAATATTTGTGTTACTGGTTGATAATTCTAGAAGAAACTTCTATCTGCACCGTAGCTTGTTTGACGAGAGAATGTGCACAGAAATGATTGTAGGACTCGACAATCTCAGGGACTAGTACTTCGGAGAATATGGCAAAACTGGACATGACCTGTTTTTCAGCGTGAAACAAGAACTTTTTCAACAATATCTGTTATCACGGTCGCCCTCTTTCCGAGTAGATTCCGAATAAGCTCAATATCATCCTCGTTTACAGCTCTCAAAAGCCTCAAGCCAATCGCGTACGTAATTCCCCCCACAACAATGTAGAGCAGTAACAGATATGGACTAAAATACATATACTGCATAAACCATACAGCTACGAACATAACAATGGCAGCAATCCAGCTTTTCCACATCGCTTCTCTGTCAAATCTTATTGGCATACGCCTCTGAACAGCAACAACCGTCAAAACAAAGGATATGACCATAGCAGCCCCTTTGATAACAGCCATACCCAAAACACCAAAAGAAGGCAACAAAACAGGCAACATAACTATACTCCCCACAACCGAGGCGATATTTATCAACAGAACAGTTGGAGTCATGTTGTAAACGAGAAGCAAGCCTCCAAAAGAAGCAACCAAGCCGGTGAGTCCTCCAAAAAGGCATAGAATCGCAAGGACTACGTCACCACTCGCATAAGTTGACCCCGCAAAAAGCGTGATAGTATGGTTTGCAGTGGCCATCAACCCCAAGGCAAGCGGCGTATAGAGCAGTGCAATGTAACGCGAGGAACCATATACACCTGCCACTATCTTCTGCTGTTCATCCTTTCCATACTGTTCACTGTAATAAGGAAGCAACGTATTGCTCAAAGCCATAGGCATAACAGCGAGTACACCGAAGGCTTGAAGGGCAATACTATAAACAGCAACCTCACTTAGCGGTATATAGGCAAGCAACAAAGCTCGATCAAACCAGCTGTAAAGGAAAAAAACAACGTTAGTGAGGAAAAGCGGCCACGAAAACCTTGCTAACGTCTTCAAATAAGGGACAACATCTCTAAGTGGATGAACTCTAACATATTCATTCCTCACTACAATCAAGACACCCAGAATGATGGAAGCCAACCCACCCAAAATCCAGCCGATGACAAGCCCAACCAACCCAAACCCAAATACTAAAAAACCTACAGCAAACGCTTTCCCTACAAACGCCGATACTACACCTAAAATCGCCATCTCCCTTATCCTATTCACCCCTAAAAGAAGATAATTCACCGTAGTACTCAAGCAAACCGTCAGAAGGTTTATGCTGAGCAACTGAAACAGAAAAACGTACTCTCCACTTTTTAACAAAAACCCAGACAACCAAGGAGCCATCAAAAAACATAAGACAGCTGCAGAACCAGCCGTCAACACTTTCATCAAAACCGCCCCAAACGACATAAACGTGTAATCCACTTCTTTCCCTCTATACTCAGCCACATACTTCGTCAATCCCCCGCTGAATCCAAGATCAGACAAAACTTGAGCCATCCCTAGAACGAGAGTTAAGGCAACAGTAACACCCATCTCCACCTGCGTTAGAATCCTAGCGATTAAAGCCAAAGCAACCGCGCCTATTACCGTAGTAACAACACTTTGAGTAACAAGGTAGACAGAACCCCTAACAAGACGCGTTGCATCCACTTCTGTCATTTTTCACCAGTTCCAAGACAATACGTTAAAGTTTGAAATATTTTAGCTTCTTATAAAATACATGCAACCAAATTACACAACAAACACGCCACACACAAGTTCCCTATCTAAACATTTCTTCCATAACAACCCTAACTATCTCCCGAGCAGCCGTACCATCCCCATAAGGCGAAACAACCGGCAACCTACCTTTTTCCTTCAAAACCTCTTCCATCGCA
Encoded proteins:
- a CDS encoding flippase, which produces MTEVDATRLVRGSVYLVTQSVVTTVIGAVALALIARILTQVEMGVTVALTLVLGMAQVLSDLGFSGGLTKYVAEYRGKEVDYTFMSFGAVLMKVLTAGSAAVLCFLMAPWLSGFLLKSGEYVFLFQLLSINLLTVCLSTTVNYLLLGVNRIREMAILGVVSAFVGKAFAVGFLVFGFGLVGLVIGWILGGLASIILGVLIVVRNEYVRVHPLRDVVPYLKTLARFSWPLFLTNVVFFLYSWFDRALLLAYIPLSEVAVYSIALQAFGVLAVMPMALSNTLLPYYSEQYGKDEQQKIVAGVYGSSRYIALLYTPLALGLMATANHTITLFAGSTYASGDVVLAILCLFGGLTGLVASFGGLLLVYNMTPTVLLINIASVVGSIVMLPVLLPSFGVLGMAVIKGAAMVISFVLTVVAVQRRMPIRFDREAMWKSWIAAIVMFVAVWFMQYMYFSPYLLLLYIVVGGITYAIGLRLLRAVNEDDIELIRNLLGKRATVITDIVEKVLVSR